In the Rhodospirillaceae bacterium genome, one interval contains:
- a CDS encoding cytochrome c has translation MQLRRALLGFLAFALIGGLAGPGFGKGDPERGKRLARDCFACHGPDGYSPSPINPKIGGQHERYIFLALQQYREGSRTHSLMRGSVLGKTDQELEDIAAYYAVQPGYLTRREIRQRQSDGIPESAGGEGPSGGPPQGGGQAPKFDHSDEIARYNAMLAQAKHDAAQMAEVVSDTVCANISGDSNQDRDNDGLADAYDAAPDDPGEFIADVSGDGYYEVCNIHQLQAIGNLGAVEGAQSTLGQATRMARNYQIVRDLDASVISAFEPIGDCGPEGNCMISFDRYGFQGIVDGQGFAIQGLRISKPNGGGIGLFGVLGQSGTVRNVVLEDAKVVGRGGVGLLVGSNFGIIYQCSVQGDVAGELALGGLVGGSGGFVAYSEASGTVSGNQAIGGLVGDMRGAIYFSRANMQVAGSRGLGGLVGLNTFGFILSSYAEGAIIGSNDLGGLVGMNTDGKVRNSYATTRVEGDGSNIGGLVGFNSLSDVRNSYAAGSVSGSDAVGGLVGRNNGSVKRSYAASDVISDGSTGGISGLTVEGEEQGSYWSSDAQSAGASDLAALDGVKTGWAPAQPPVGDLLDYFCDLNANGFVDPKERSSDNYVWVFEGASQLPTIRCAAQAGRG, from the coding sequence ATGCAGTTAAGAAGAGCACTCTTAGGTTTCCTCGCTTTCGCGTTGATTGGCGGACTCGCTGGTCCAGGGTTTGGTAAAGGTGATCCCGAACGCGGTAAGCGGTTGGCGCGCGACTGTTTTGCCTGTCATGGGCCTGACGGCTATAGCCCGTCGCCAATCAACCCAAAAATCGGTGGTCAACACGAGCGCTACATCTTTTTGGCGTTGCAGCAGTATCGTGAGGGCAGTCGCACACACTCTTTGATGCGCGGCTCGGTTCTTGGCAAAACGGATCAAGAGCTGGAAGATATTGCGGCCTATTATGCGGTGCAGCCCGGCTATTTAACCCGGCGCGAAATTCGTCAGCGTCAAAGCGATGGCATCCCAGAAAGTGCTGGAGGTGAGGGGCCCTCTGGAGGACCGCCTCAGGGAGGTGGGCAAGCGCCCAAGTTCGATCACAGTGATGAGATTGCCAGATACAACGCGATGCTGGCGCAGGCCAAGCATGATGCGGCACAGATGGCTGAGGTCGTGAGCGACACCGTTTGTGCAAATATCTCTGGCGACTCTAACCAGGACCGAGACAATGACGGCCTGGCTGATGCTTACGATGCCGCGCCAGATGATCCTGGCGAATTCATCGCAGACGTGAGTGGCGATGGTTACTACGAGGTCTGTAACATTCATCAACTTCAAGCGATCGGCAATCTAGGTGCTGTCGAAGGTGCTCAATCGACTCTCGGTCAAGCAACCCGGATGGCGCGTAATTATCAAATTGTGCGTGATCTTGACGCCTCAGTTATCTCAGCCTTTGAACCCATTGGCGACTGTGGCCCGGAAGGCAACTGCATGATCAGTTTTGATCGTTATGGCTTTCAAGGAATTGTCGATGGGCAAGGCTTTGCAATCCAGGGTCTGCGGATTTCTAAGCCCAATGGCGGCGGTATCGGCTTATTTGGCGTGTTAGGTCAGTCCGGCACTGTGCGGAATGTAGTTCTCGAAGATGCAAAGGTGGTCGGGCGCGGTGGTGTCGGCCTTTTGGTAGGCAGCAATTTTGGAATCATCTACCAATGTAGCGTGCAAGGTGATGTTGCAGGTGAATTGGCGCTGGGCGGTCTTGTCGGCGGCAGCGGCGGCTTTGTCGCATACAGCGAAGCTTCCGGCACGGTTTCTGGAAACCAAGCTATTGGCGGGCTTGTTGGTGATATGCGCGGTGCCATCTATTTCAGTCGCGCGAACATGCAGGTTGCCGGGAGCCGTGGTCTGGGAGGTTTGGTCGGTCTGAATACGTTTGGGTTTATTCTCAGCAGTTACGCCGAGGGCGCGATCATCGGTAGCAATGATCTCGGTGGCTTGGTCGGGATGAACACTGATGGCAAAGTTCGTAACAGCTATGCCACAACCCGTGTGGAAGGCGATGGCAGCAACATTGGTGGACTCGTCGGTTTCAATTCTTTGAGCGATGTGCGCAACAGTTATGCTGCGGGGTCTGTCAGTGGCAGTGATGCTGTTGGTGGCTTGGTCGGTCGCAACAACGGCAGCGTGAAGCGTAGCTACGCTGCTAGTGATGTAATCTCTGACGGTTCCACAGGTGGGATTTCTGGCCTCACTGTCGAAGGCGAAGAGCAAGGCAGTTATTGGTCATCGGATGCTCAGTCTGCCGGGGCAAGTGACCTGGCGGCGCTTGATGGCGTGAAAACGGGATGGGCACCAGCGCAGCCACCTGTTGGCGACCTGCTCGACTACTTCTGCGATTTGAATGCCAATGGGTTTGTTGACCCAAAAGAGCGTTCTTCAGACAACTATGTGTGGGTTTTTGAAGGGGCATCGCAACTGCCAACGATACGCTGTGCGGCTCAGGCTGGTCGCGGCTAG
- a CDS encoding SDR family oxidoreductase, with translation MTFKRIGLFVVVLLAAVVIYSFIPNQYPVYETQVSPPPEGGHHVLIFGATRNSGLETAKILKDRGDRVTAFVRESSDTSDLEALGVELVVGDALDLPSVQAAFVNKDYTSVVTTIACFSCDPRPDYLGNRNIFDAAEAAGVKRMVLMTTIGSGDSYDAAPLPAKRFLKDILPLKTQAENHLMSSSLDYTIIRPGALKSDPATGRAYLSESRETSGLINRADLAELVVNVIDDNGTIGKILAAVDAEMVFPWDMI, from the coding sequence ATGACTTTCAAACGCATTGGCCTTTTCGTTGTCGTACTGCTCGCTGCTGTGGTGATTTATTCGTTCATTCCCAATCAATACCCCGTCTATGAAACGCAGGTGAGTCCGCCTCCAGAAGGGGGGCATCATGTTTTGATTTTTGGGGCCACTCGTAACTCGGGTCTGGAAACGGCAAAAATTCTTAAGGACCGTGGGGATCGCGTGACCGCTTTTGTTCGAGAATCCTCTGATACCTCAGATCTAGAAGCCCTTGGTGTTGAACTGGTTGTCGGTGATGCGCTTGATCTGCCTTCAGTGCAGGCAGCTTTTGTTAATAAAGACTACACATCAGTCGTCACGACTATTGCCTGCTTTAGTTGCGACCCCCGGCCAGATTATTTAGGCAACCGTAATATTTTTGATGCGGCTGAGGCCGCAGGTGTTAAGCGCATGGTCTTGATGACAACCATAGGCTCTGGCGATAGCTATGATGCTGCACCATTGCCAGCAAAGCGCTTTCTAAAAGATATCCTACCCCTGAAAACGCAAGCTGAGAATCATCTTATGTCCAGTAGTCTCGACTACACCATTATCCGCCCGGGTGCTCTGAAGTCCGATCCTGCGACTGGTCGGGCCTACTTAAGTGAGAGCCGTGAAACGTCCGGTCTTATCAATCGAGCAGACCTGGCAGAGTTGGTCGTCAACGTCATTGATGACAACGGGACCATCGGCAAAATTTTAGCTGCTGTAGATGCAGAAATGGTGTTTCCGTGGGACATGATCTAA
- a CDS encoding MFS transporter: MSDQTQVSVGEEDYPDEKYAWYVMAVLVIAYAFSYIDRTILTLLVEPIRASLDITDTQISLLHGLAFALFYTLLGMPIGWLADRGNRVRIISIGIFLWSMATAACGLANSFLQMFIARVSVGIGEAALSPSAYSLVTDYFKPAKLSRAFSVYNTGLFIGSGLALVIGGAIIEITPALDLPVIGHLEPWQVTFMYVGLPGVLVALWALSLREPKRLGTTGESELQLGLGGHIRRAIRFMSTRPKAYGYHFLGFAMYAFIWTGTAAWIPTHFIRNFGWTPGEVGGSYGLIVVVFGLLGVTAGGMLAGYWRQTGKVDAEVRTGIVGVLCTLPFGVLAPLTDNITLALIGIAGLTFFASFPWGAATAALQLITPNRMRAMISAAFLFFVNLAGIGLAPTVVAAITDFVFGYDEAVRYSLSISVAVVAPISAFFLWRCLAPYRAAYQEVMASKI, encoded by the coding sequence ATGAGTGACCAAACGCAAGTCAGCGTCGGGGAAGAAGATTATCCCGATGAAAAATATGCTTGGTATGTGATGGCTGTGTTGGTCATTGCCTATGCGTTTTCATACATTGACCGCACGATACTAACTCTTCTGGTCGAACCGATCAGAGCCTCACTGGATATAACTGACACCCAAATCAGTCTGCTGCATGGCTTGGCGTTTGCGCTGTTCTATACATTGCTAGGTATGCCCATCGGTTGGCTGGCAGACCGGGGTAATCGTGTACGCATCATTTCAATCGGTATCTTTTTGTGGAGCATGGCGACTGCTGCGTGTGGTTTGGCCAACTCCTTTCTGCAAATGTTTATCGCCCGTGTCAGTGTTGGCATCGGTGAAGCGGCGTTATCGCCCTCGGCTTATTCGTTGGTCACCGACTATTTTAAACCGGCAAAACTTTCCCGCGCGTTCAGCGTCTATAACACTGGCCTTTTTATTGGCTCTGGATTGGCACTGGTCATCGGTGGCGCAATTATTGAAATTACACCGGCGCTTGACCTGCCCGTTATTGGGCATCTTGAGCCGTGGCAGGTGACGTTCATGTATGTCGGGTTGCCAGGCGTGCTGGTTGCGCTTTGGGCGCTGAGCCTCCGCGAACCAAAACGCTTAGGCACAACAGGCGAGTCTGAACTGCAACTAGGTCTTGGCGGGCATATCCGGCGGGCCATACGCTTTATGTCGACACGCCCGAAAGCCTATGGGTATCACTTTCTCGGCTTCGCGATGTACGCCTTTATTTGGACTGGTACCGCCGCGTGGATACCCACACACTTCATTCGGAATTTCGGTTGGACACCGGGTGAGGTTGGTGGAAGCTACGGTCTCATTGTTGTGGTGTTTGGGCTGTTAGGAGTCACCGCAGGCGGCATGCTTGCTGGATACTGGCGTCAGACGGGCAAAGTCGATGCAGAAGTTAGAACTGGTATTGTCGGTGTACTCTGCACCTTGCCTTTTGGGGTTCTGGCTCCTCTGACAGACAACATCACATTGGCCCTTATTGGCATTGCTGGCCTGACCTTCTTTGCCAGTTTCCCCTGGGGGGCAGCCACTGCCGCATTACAATTGATCACGCCGAATCGCATGCGTGCCATGATCTCTGCCGCGTTCCTGTTCTTTGTTAATCTCGCGGGAATAGGTTTGGCGCCAACCGTTGTTGCTGCAATTACGGATTTTGTGTTCGGCTATGATGAAGCGGTCAGATACTCTCTCTCAATCTCTGTTGCTGTCGTTGCGCCGATCTCGGCATTTTTTCTATGGCGCTGCCTTGCGCCATACCGCGCCGCATACCAGGAAGTAATGGCATCCAAGATTTGA